Sequence from the Bacillus thuringiensis genome:
TCTATGAAATGGTCGTGCACGCTGGTACATGAAATTTATATCAGCGATTCTATTAAATTTATCAGCGATTTCCCGATTATATCAGCGACTCCTTCAAATTTATCAGCGATTTTCCCAATATATCGACTTACCGACAAATCACGACAATATCAGCGCCCCTATCCCCCACTTTCATCAATATATTACAATCTCTTTTATGTTAAAATATAGGAAACACCCTTTAGTAACATAGATCCAAAAAGCTTTTCCATATTCATCATTTACTACTTAAATGGCGGGAGTGGTTCAGTTGAAAGACTACTTAATTAGAGCATTTTTTGCATTAATAACAGTTGGGATTGTCTTACTTATAGCTAATATTTTCAATATACGTATCGAGGTTAAACACTATGCTTTCCTCATTGTCTTAGCAATTGGTGGCGGCTGGGGTGGCTGGTACTTGTATAAAAAACAAAGTAATCAAAGTGATAAAGGCATTCCAAAGTAATACGGAATGCCTTCTTTTTATTGACGTTTATAATAAAATGACATGTGTTTCCAAAAATCTCTATAAAATTGTATTATGATAATCGCTTCCACTTCGTTCCTAAAACAGGACGCTCGTAATTCTGTATTTCATGAATTAATTTATCGGCCGTCTCAGCTGAAACGATTAACTCTTTATTTGATGGATTCATAAACCCTTCTTCCGCTGCACGTTCAACCATTTGCAGAATTGGTCCGTAAAAGTCTTTTATGTTCAATAAACCAACTGGCTTATTATGTATACCAATTTGTGACCAACATACTACTTCAAATAACTCTTCAAACGTTCCATATCCGCCTGGTAATGCAATGAAAGCATCCGCAAGTTCTGCCATTTTCGCTTTACGCTCATGCATCGTTTCTACTTCAATTAGTTCTGTTAACCCTGTATGAACAATTTCTCCTCGGAATAGACCGCGCGGCATAACACCTGTTACACGTCCGCCTAAACGAAGAACTTCATTTGCTACTTCTCCCATTAACCCAACGCAAGAACCACCGTATACAAGCTCATAATCGTTCTCAACAAACATTTTCCCTAACGCTATTGCCTGCTCTTTAAACTCTGGTCTCTCCCCTAAGTTGGAACCTGCAAACACACAAATCTTTCTCATTCCTACACCTCGAAACTATATATTGTTATGATACAATAAATATTGTACAACATATTGAAGGGGTGAGGAAGAAATGGATATCATCGCATTTCAAAGATGGGTTGAGGAATTTTACGAAAAACGAAGCTGGTCACAGTATAATTCCTTTATCCGCTTAAATTTCTTAACAGAGGAAGTTGGGGAAGTTTCACGCGTTGTTCGCGCAATCGAAATCGGTCGTGATCGTCCTGATGAAGACGCGAAAACAGAAGAGGAGCTAAAACAAGAACTAAAAGAAGAACTTGGTGATGTACTATCTAATCTTATTATTCTTTCGCAAAAATATGATTTGGACTTACAAGACATTATGGACGCACACGTCACAAAGCTTTCGAAAAGGTTCGAGACATCCAAATGAGAATATTATCAATTATGATATAATATTCTTGTCACAATACTAAGGGGGATTTTATGTTATCTAAAAAATTGCACGACGCATTAAACGATCAAATGAACTTTGAGTTTTACTCTGCCCACGCTTATATGGCAATGGCTGCTTACTGTACAGCCGAAAGCTATGATGGATTCGCTAACTTTTTCCTTGTACAAGCTGAAGAAGAGCGTTTCCACGCAATGAAGCTTTACAACTATATTAATGACCGCGGTGAGCGCGCTATTATTACTGGATTTGATAATCCTAACAACGAATACGAATCTGTATTAAATGCTTTTGAAGTTGCGCTTGAGCACGAGCGTGAAGTAACGAAACGCATTTACAACCTATCTGATATCGCTTGGGATGAGCGTGAACACGCAACAATTACATTCTTAAAATGGTTCGTCGATGAGCAAGTAGAAGAAGAAGCTTCATTCGATAGCATCATCCAAAAATTAAAACGTATTACAAACGATTCAAACGCACTATTTATGTTAGATGCTGAATTAGAGAAACGTACATTTACGGCTCCAGCTGAGTAATATTTCAATCACCTTAATGAATGTGTTAAGGTGATTTTTTTATTTCTTCTCTTAGCTTAATAAGCTTAGCCAAACCCTGCTTATAAATCCCTGAAACCTTTTCAACAAAATCACGCTCAGTAAAAGTCCCATCCCCTTCTTCTACTATGCTTAAATATCCATGTATGAATTTCAGAAAAGCTCTAGCATCTTCTCCAGTTAAATGATTAATGTTCTCTAGAATCTCATCAAACTCCCTTAAACTATCCCGTTCTTTCAACCTAATCCCCCTCTCTTCATTATTTATCATAACAAAAAAAGCCGTTCATCCTCTAAGTGAGAGATAAACGACTTCTTTATTATTTATTAAAGCATAACCCCAACGATAATCGCTGATAATATACTTACTAATGTTGCACCGTATACAAGTTTTAGTCCGAATGATGATACAACGTTTGCTTGTTTGCCATCAATACTCTTCGTTGCACCTGCGATAATTCCGATAGATGAGAAGTTCGCAAATGATACAAGGAAGATAGATAAAATACCTACTGTACGAGCTGATAAATCGCCAGCTACTTTACCAAGGTCAAGCATTGCAACGAATTCGTTCGTTACTAATTTCGTTGCCATAATTTGTCCTGCTGTTAGCATTTCTGATGTTGGAATACCCATTACGAATGCTAATGGTGAGAAGACATATCCTAAAATGCTTTGGAATGTGATTCCGAAAATTGAATCGAATACACCGTTAATTGCTGTAATTAATGCTACGAAACCGATTAACATCGCCGCTACTGTTACAGCGATAGAGAAACCAAGCATAATATATTCGCCTAACATTTCAAAGAATGTTTGCTTCTTATCTTCTTGCAATTCTAAAATATCGTCTTCTTCTTTTACTTCATATGGATTAATGATATGAACGATAATGAATCCACTAAATAAGTTTAGTACAAGTGCTGTTACTACATATTTTGGATCAATCATTTTCATATAAGAACCAACGATTGACATCGATACTGTTGACATTGAAGATGCACAAAGTGTGTATAAACGATTTTTCGGTAATTTGCTTAGTTGGTCTTTTACTGTAATGAATACTTCCCCTTGACCAACAATTGCAGCTGCTACCGCATTATATGATTCTAATTTTCCTAAACCGTTAATTTTACTTAATAGGAAACCGACTGCACGAATGATAATCGGTAAAACTTTAATATGTTGTAAAATCCCAATTAGTACTGCTAAGAAAATAATTGGTAATAATACTGTTAAGAAGAATGGTGCTTGTCCATCATTTGCTAGACCACCAAATACGAAATTAACCCCTGCTTCCGCAAATTTTAAAATAGCGCCAAACCCATCTGCAATCCCTTTTACTAATACAAATCCGACCTTTGTATTTAGTAAGAAATACGCAAGTACCAATTGAATGACAAGCATAAGTGCAATTGGTTTATATTTAATTTTCTTACGATCTGAACTGATAAGGAACCCTAGTACAAATACTACAAGTAAACCGACTAGAAACATTACTATTTTCATATGTGAATCCTCCACTTCTCCCACGAGTTATCGGTCGTATAACGTATAACGAATGACGTCTGACCATTACTGTTAAAAAATTTAAAACCCCTAAATACTATTCAACTGTTATCTAAAATCAGTAAGCGTTTACATAAATTGCAATTTATTAAAGGTAGCCTCTTCTCTCCTACCATACTTGAAAGTCTGAAATTGATACCACCTACAAATCAAATTGTAAGCGTTATCTAGGCGAAATGCAATATAAATTTTAAAAGATTTTTATATGTTAATATATTCCTAATTAATTGGTTTTTTCATGCAAATTTACCATAAAAAATAGCCCTAGCTATGAGCTAGGGCCACCTTTTTTATAACATAACACCAACGATAATCGCTGATAGAATACTTACTAATGTCGCACCGTACACAAGGCGTAGACCGAATGATGATACTACATTTGATTGGTTCTCATCGATACCTTTCGTTGCACCTGCGATAATTCCGATTGATGAGAAGTTCGCAAATGA
This genomic interval carries:
- a CDS encoding TIGR00730 family Rossman fold protein, giving the protein MFAGSNLGERPEFKEQAIALGKMFVENDYELVYGGSCVGLMGEVANEVLRLGGRVTGVMPRGLFRGEIVHTGLTELIEVETMHERKAKMAELADAFIALPGGYGTFEELFEVVCWSQIGIHNKPVGLLNIKDFYGPILQMVERAAEEGFMNPSNKELIVSAETADKLIHEIQNYERPVLGTKWKRLS
- a CDS encoding MazG nucleotide pyrophosphohydrolase domain-containing protein, coding for MDIIAFQRWVEEFYEKRSWSQYNSFIRLNFLTEEVGEVSRVVRAIEIGRDRPDEDAKTEEELKQELKEELGDVLSNLIILSQKYDLDLQDIMDAHVTKLSKRFETSK
- a CDS encoding ferritin, with amino-acid sequence MLSKKLHDALNDQMNFEFYSAHAYMAMAAYCTAESYDGFANFFLVQAEEERFHAMKLYNYINDRGERAIITGFDNPNNEYESVLNAFEVALEHEREVTKRIYNLSDIAWDEREHATITFLKWFVDEQVEEEASFDSIIQKLKRITNDSNALFMLDAELEKRTFTAPAE
- a CDS encoding NupC/NupG family nucleoside CNT transporter; its protein translation is MKIVMFLVGLLVVFVLGFLISSDRKKIKYKPIALMLVIQLVLAYFLLNTKVGFVLVKGIADGFGAILKFAEAGVNFVFGGLANDGQAPFFLTVLLPIIFLAVLIGILQHIKVLPIIIRAVGFLLSKINGLGKLESYNAVAAAIVGQGEVFITVKDQLSKLPKNRLYTLCASSMSTVSMSIVGSYMKMIDPKYVVTALVLNLFSGFIIVHIINPYEVKEEDDILELQEDKKQTFFEMLGEYIMLGFSIAVTVAAMLIGFVALITAINGVFDSIFGITFQSILGYVFSPLAFVMGIPTSEMLTAGQIMATKLVTNEFVAMLDLGKVAGDLSARTVGILSIFLVSFANFSSIGIIAGATKSIDGKQANVVSSFGLKLVYGATLVSILSAIIVGVML